A stretch of DNA from Pygocentrus nattereri isolate fPygNat1 chromosome 14, fPygNat1.pri, whole genome shotgun sequence:
accacagaccacttctcagtacctatgctttctggctgatgtttttgtcacttttgaatgttggtggcgctttcacactcgtggtagcatgagacggactctacaacccacacaagtggctcaggtagtgcagctcatccatggcacatcaatgcgagcttggcaagaaggtttgctgtgtctgtcagcatagtgtccagaggctggaggcactaccagaagacaggccagtacaccaggagacgtggaggaggccgtaggagggcaacaacccagcagcaggaccgctacctccgccttgtgcaaggaggaacaggaggagcactgccagaaccctgcaaaatgacttccagcaggccacaaatgtgcatgtgtctgcacaaacgattagaaaccgactccatgaggatggtatgatggcccgacgtccacagatgggggttgtgctcacagcccaacaccgtgcaggacacttggcatttgccagagaacaccaggattggcaaattcaccacttgcgccctgtgctcttcacagatgaaagcaggttcacactaagcacatgtgacagacgtgacagagtctggagatgccgtggagagcgatctgctgcctgcaacatccttcagcttgaccggtttggcagtgggtcagtaacggtgtggggtggcatttctttggagggccgcacagccctccatgtgctcgccagaggtagcctgactgccattaggtactgagatgagatcctcagaccccttgtaagaccatatgctggtgaggttggccctgggttcctcctaatgcaggacaatgctagacctcatgtggctggagtgtgtcagcagttcctgtaagatgaaggcactgaagctatggactggcctggcaattccccagacctgaatctgattgagcacatctgggacatcatgtctcgctccatccaccaacgccatgttgcaccacagactgtccaggagttggcggatgctttagtcccagtctgggaggagatccctcaggagaccatccgccacctcatcaggagcatgcccaggcattgtagggaggtcatacaggcatgtggaggccacacataatactgagcctcattttgacttgttttaaggacattacatcaaagttggatcagcctgttgtgtgtttttccactttaattttgtgtgtgactccaaatccaggcctccattggttaataaatttgatttccattgatgatttttgtgtgattttgttgtcagcacattcaactttgtacagaagtATTCCATGAGactatttcattcattcagatctaggatgtgttatttgagtgttccctttatttttttgagtagtgtatatatatatatatatatatatatatatatatatatatatatatatatatatatatatatcgctgctgtcggaagaaaacctcatatctccacttttgtcatttttcagtttttgacatttgaaaatatctgttgtcctttacattgtgtgtgaatttcatgatgaatggatcacaAGAAATGTccgaaaatgacttggaaaaaaaatatggttccattgactttttGGAacaataaagtaggttttttccttctcctgtaaagtaactATTTTggcgatacaaggttttcttctgaccacagtgatatatacaaccccaattccaatgaagttgggacattgtgtaaaacataaataaaaacaaaatacaattatttgcaaatccttttcaacctatattcaattgaatacactgcaaagacgagatatttaatcttcaaacggataaactttattgctttttgcaaatattcactcattttgaatttgatgcctgcaacatgttccaaagaagttgggacaggggcatgtttaccactgtgttacatcacctttccttttaacaacactcaataagcgtttgggaactgaggacactaattgttgaagccttgtgggtggaattctttcccattcttacttgatgtacaccttcagttgctcaacagtccggggtctccattgtcgtattttgtgcttcataatgtgccacacattttcaatgggagacaggtctggactgcaggcaggccagtctagcacctgcactcttttactatgaagccacgctgttgtaacacgtgcagaatgtggcttggcattgttttgctgaaataagcaggacgtccctgaaaaagacgttgcttggatggcagcatatgaaatccctaaattccttgtaattgcacattgagaaacgttgttcttaaactgttggactatttgctcacgcagttgttcacaaagtggtgaacctcgccccatccttgcttgtgaacgactgagcctttcagggatgctccctttatacccaatcatgacactcacctgtttccagttaacctgttcacctgtggaatgttccatacatgttttttgagcattcctcaactttcccagtcttttgttgcccctgtcccaacttctttggaacatattgcaggcatcaaattcaaaatgagtgaatacttacataaaacaattaagtttatccatttgaacattaaatatcttgtctttgtagtgtattcaactgaatataggttgaaaaggatttgcaaaccatcgtattctgtttttatttatgttttacaaactTCATTGGAATCGGGGTTGTATATATCGCTgtggtcagaagaaaaccttgtatcgccAAAATagttactttacaggagaaggaaaaaacctacttcattGTTAATATAAGTCAAAGGAAGCAGATTTTTAAattgtaaaggacaacagatattttcaaatgtcaaaaactgaaagacaacaaaaatggagatggttttcttctgacagcagctctctctctctctctctctctctctctctctctctctctctctctatatatatatatatatatatatatatatatatatatatatatatatatgtgtgtgtgtgtgtgtgtgtttgtgagacaTATGTATGtcatatgtatgtatggatTTCCCTTATATCTAACTTATTTTAGTGAATCTAATGCAATTGGGCAGCAGTCCACTGTACATTCCCATCTGATATATCGCAATGGTTCTACATGTCACcatacagcatattctccatcaatctgaaggaccattACACCTTTGGTAAGGAACCTTTCACGAAGCATAATGTGCacgatgccaagcttgtaacaacagaagaaccctttttggtgctatataagaCCCTTTTCGAAAAGTTCGACAAAGAACCATAGATAccacattctctatcagtctgaggaaccatttaagcgtgAAATTTagtgcctttactaaagaaccctttaagaaccgtCTTTTTGATGTGTGTTGACACATTCGAGTAAAATCAATGCGTTACTTTTTCAGTGCAGGAACGGGGCGGGGTTGTGACGTCACTCCCCCTCTTGTTGAAAAGCTGCGCTGTTTGTGGTGGGACTTCAGTCCGCAGCGCCACTCTGTGACCTCTCTACCCGAGACTGTCCGATAAAGCGAGATGATGGGTCTGTCCGTCCGTtcactcttcctcttcctcctcttcatcagCTTCGGCGTGATGGCACACTGCGCGCCTCCGACCTGCTACTCGCGCGTGCTGGGTCTGAGTAAGGAGATCATGGAGACGCTGGACAAAGTGCACAAATCCTCTCGCACGGTGAGTGGACGAGTCTGTTGAGTGTCGCGGTCAGCTGTGCTTCACTGTGCTGCTATTCtacatttctgctttttctccCTTACAGAAAGAGTGCGCGAAGTTTCTGCCAAAGATGTTTCTCGACGTGCACGTAAGTGTTGCagtttcctctttctcctccttcacTGTGTCAAATAGTAGGTGAGGAGGTAACAAGCATTGACTTAAACTTCTAAGACCTTCTTAGATCTTCTCAGTGAGACATCTGGTGATCTCCCTCCTGCATGGGGAGTTAATTGGGATGGACATAATATCTGATCTCCAAAACGTAACTAGGTTTAAGTCCAGATATTAGCTAAACAGTAAGTTTCATGCTTGAACATAGAATGCCCTCCTTCAACCTTCATATCCATCAAAGTGCTAGCAAAACTACCTGTAAGCACCTTCTTGAGGACATAATCTTCAACATTAAGTCTGCATAATTGTGTTTGAATTGAAGTGCAGCATTGCAGAGAGCCAGAATTGTGgctgtgataggaaccagacatctaaagaacCTCCGATAGCTCCTTCAAagaaagtcattacatgaaatgtagTAACTTTATGAGtatgttgcctgatgtctgagatgttgttttgcaattttttagttcatttgtggcagagaggtacatgcagggaggTGAAAGGccaaatagtacccaaagaaaagtTGTTTTTATCATTTACCATTATTTTGCCATAATCATTGTAAGATATAAGAACTCAGAGGTTAGATTACATCTAAAcgattgaattatgcaaaatctTTGGAATAGCAACCAACAGAATCCCCCTTTAAACCTCtctcaccaaccaaaaacatgcttttagtCATGAATAAGAATGTTTTCAAGCTTTATCATTGTGAAATCATTAGCTCTGCCTGTCTACTCTGAACTCAGCTGAACTATAAGTTTCATACATGAAAAACAATTGGAGTTTGCTATTCAGGTAGTCTTAATCGGTTTCACACGAATAAAACCTGCCGCATCAACACAGTTCCTGCTAAAAGGAGTGAAAACAAACAGGCAGTTTTATTCTTTTGCAACCGTGTAGCATACTTGCTACTAAAACTACAGGTTGAGGCAAGAAGACACACTTCCTATCATAATCACAAATAACTGGCTGCACAGAAAGAAGTGCATTGAATTTACTCAGTTTAAATGTATACATTATTTACACATGGATGAATAAATTGTGAATAAGtgaacatatatatttttgtgtttatgtatatattgctgtttttggaaccaaacctcatatttccaaaattgtaactttacaggagaaggaaaaaaatactttacttttaatgtaagtcagtggtaATTTTGGGCCACTTCTTTTGGTTCATTGATCATGAATTttccacacagtgtaaagggcaacagatatttataaattaatctcaaaaactaaaaaatggagatacaaggttttgtcctgataacagtgatgtgtgtgtgtgtgtgtgtgtgtatatatatatatatatatatatattagtgtatatatatatatatatattagtgtatataatgtatatatgtagGGTTTTGTTGCAAAATGCTtcataaatgcattataaaccaaacttttctttttgtccTTGATATACATTGTTGGGAATAGAATTacatatatgaataaatataaaggCTACATTATGATACCACCTTTGTCAAGGAAACAAAATGGTGTAAAGCTCTTCATATTTATACATACTATGTctatgcatccatccatccatccatcaatctaAACACGTCTTCCATACATTCCGTCATGTATTTCCAAGTGAGCTAGCTGTCTGTTTGCTCGATGATGTGTTGGCGATGCTTGGAGGAGGAGGTGAAAATGTGATGTGATCAAAATCTGAAGAAATTTTAGAGGTGGGCAAAAATGACAATGttacaggaaaacaagaattttgtgtTTGGAATGAtatcatatataaaaatatataattatctTACACGCAAATATTCGTAGCAGTACCACATTATCATTAGTGACTAACACCAAAgcttaaacattttacattctATGTTATGTCAACACTCATaagcactcaaacctttcaggaCACTAAACCACTTTTTGGGCTAAAGGAGTTTCAATAACTatgtttaataattatttagaaTACCATTATTTTGGCAAAAGCTGCTTGTTTTAGTGAGCTAAGCATGTCAAGTAACAAAACATAGGAAGAGTCAACAGGAACCTGAGAGAGTTAATTGAGAAGTAATGTTGAGAAAATTCCGTTTTCACAAAAAGGCAAGGTGTCCCGAAACCTTGGTGTGCAGTTGTTGTGGTCTTGTCATTTAGAAAACTAAAGCATTTGGCTATTGATGACTGGCCTGCATCTTCTGTGGTGGTAATACTCACTTGTTGCTCACTATTTTACATAGAATTCCTGCATCATCGCCAAGCTTAGAGACTTCCTGTATATGGCTGAAAATGTGCCGCTGGAGTATTGTCGGGAGCGTCCACGCATCATCTACCTGAAGCGCAGAGTGCGCGCCCTCTATGTGATCATAAACCGCGTGTGCTACCGGGTATGTGAGCCTCACTGCCATAGCCACACATCATTCTATCTAATGTGTTATAGTGTTAATGCAAAATTATTTGTCATGTGCTGTCTGGTGTCTAGACTGTTAACTTTAGTCCATAATCAAGACTGTCTTATAGGAAGACAGATACAGGGACATTCCTATTAGGCAGTTCCCACTTTGGGTTTAAAACCCCACGGAATGtaaattcataattttttttctataagaAGACATAACTAGTCAGACATATGTGTAAAAAATCACTTGGAAGGCTTTAGGTTTGATCGTAATTCAAATTCATGATCAAAAGAACAGGCACAACCAAAATAAGGTCAGAACCAAAATAAGCCAGgtataacaacagaaaaacataaGAGAATATCCAGCTAGAAAATATCCAACAGGGATCAGgcaaaaggcaaagtcaaaagatacaaaaatacaatcagatgcacagaaagaaaacatggaaaGAATGCTCATTAGCTTAGAGAAACaagcaatacctcacactgAGCTAAGCTAAAGCCCAGGCTAAAATAACAACTGGCATAGCCACACGATACGATATACAAGTGCGGCAAGTCAGTAATCAGGTGAGATGGATCTCTGATACATGGGCTGATCTGACGTCACAGTCATGTGATCTGCCAATTGATTCTAGGAAATGTCCATCTGACTCTCAGAGAGTTAAGACTGGAGGAATGTGTGACGCTTTCTAATTATATTAGTTTTGGTTTTGTCCacaaaatatatgtacaaatTATGCCATATGAATTATGTTCTAGTGTCCAATAATGACgtgtttttttccatcattCACCCCTTTCGGTTTAAATTGAGCTTATCTCATTTTGGAGCTAACCGAGCTAGCATGCTCGTAGTCTCACGAGGCCAGATGGAATCTCATAACAAGAATACACTTCTTAAGACGTTAAACTTTTGGTACTAGATTGCATTGAAATCTGTCACTAACATCACTTGTAAAACCTGCCCCTGAACTTTTTAAATACAATCGAAGACACAAGCAAAGCAAGCCAGTTAGTAAAATGCTTTCATTATCTAATGGAACTTTTTTCCCTTGCGTTGTTTTTAACATGTTCTGTGCTCTCCGCCCGTACAACACACATCTATACGCTTAATTGGagtctttattttattaatttattggaCTTTTTAGATATACATAACCCATGGATGTAGCTTAAACTTAAACACAGACGTCTTGTCCATTGGACAATGTTGACAAGCACACCATCGCCCCCTGCTTTGAGCTCTGCCTTGACAAGCCACTGGATTGGTttcccacccacatttagccTATGATGTTTTTGTTATGAGATCATATCTGGCCCTGTGAGACTAGAAACTTCTctcatctgtttgtctgcctgttttttggtttgttcatCCAGTTGGCCATGCTGATATTAGATGTGTGTACATTTGCTGGATGCATATCCAGTAGTAAAGTGTATAAGAGCCTTACCTTCTTACAGGTGTAAAATCTGGATAAGGATTTTAGTGAGCCTACTGCACCACCTGCATATGTAGAGCTTATTTCTCATCATTCATGCTGCTTGATTAATGGTTTTTAAGCAGAATTTTTTCAAATTGCATTTTTCTCTCAATTTAaactttgctggatgtttaataaGACGCTCAGTTTAAGTATCTTACAAACATAGATGTCTTAGACATCTAAGCATGTTATTTAAAGTCTATTTATCTTGGCAAAAAGTGTATTTTGTGCTTGTCATAACATCATTagaataaatgtgaataaaataaaaaaaaaagtttattttcaaaaagtagtctTTCTTgtttaaagaacaagattttgTTTCGGATTTCTTCTCAGTGCTCCCAGCAATTATATGCATATGTAAGTTCCACCAACAGCaactttaatttcatttaatgaaggattgattgcTCAAGTATTAACCCCCTTggcatttttcatgttttgctaCCTCACAACCTGGAATTAAAATGGATTATTTGAGGGTTTGCATCATTTACAGAATATGCCTACAACTttgaacatttgattttttaatttttttttttaattgtgaagCAAACAACAAATAGGACAAAATAACCGAAAACTTCAGTGTGCATAACTATTCACCCCCCTAAAGGCAGTACTTTGTAGAGCCACCTTATGTGgtaattacagctgcaagtcgctttggataagtCTCTATGAGCTTGCCACTGGGATTTTTGCCCATTCCTCAAGGCAAAACTGTTCCAGCTCCTTCAAGTTAGATGGTTTCTGCTGGTGAACAGCAATCTTCAAGACTGACCACAGATTCTCAATTGGATTAAGGTCTgggctttgactaggccattcCGATACATTTACACCTTTCTCCTTAAACCACTCGAGTGCTGCTTTAGCAttatgctttgggtcattgtcctgttggaagaGGAACCTCTGTCCCAGTCTCAAATCACTGACAGACCAAAACAGATTTTGCTTAAGAATATCCCTGTATTTAGCACCATCCATCTTCCCCTCGACCAGTTTCCCAGTCCCTGCTGTTGAAAAACATCcccacagtgaaacatggtggtggcagcatcatgctgtggggaTGTTTTTCAACATGGTGTTCTTGGGGTGATGAGATGTGTTGGTTTTGCGCCAGACATAGTGTTTTCCTTGGTGGCTGAAAAGTtcaattttggtctcatctgaccagagcaccttcctCCACACATTTGGGGAGTCTCCCACATGCCCTTTGGCAAACCCAAAACGAGCCTTCCTATGTTTGTCTGTAAGTAAAGGCTTTTTTCtggccactcttccataaaccCCAGCTCTATGGAGTGTACGGCTTATTGTGGTCATATGGACAGATACTCCGGTCTCTGCTTGGGAATTCTGCAGCTCCTTCAGGGTTACCTTTGGTCTCTTTGCTGCCTCTCTGATTAATGCCCTCCTTGCATGGTCTGAGAATTTAGGTGGGTGGCCCTCTCTTGGCAGGTTTGTTGTGGTACCATATTCTTTCCATTTGATGATAATGGATTTGATGGTGCTCCGGTGATCATCAGAGATTTGGATATTTTTTTAGAACCCAACCCTGACTTGTACTTCTCAACAACTTTCTCCCTGACTTGTTTGGAGATCTCCTTGTTCTTCATGGTGTTGTTTGGTTAGTGGTGCCTCTTGCTTAATGGTGTGGCAGGCTCTGGGGCCTTTGAGAAAAGGTGTGTATGTACTGACAGATCATGTGACACTTAGattgcacacaggtggatttcATTTCACTAAGCATGTGACTTCTGAAGGTAATCGGTTGCACCACAACTTTTTAGGGGCTTCATAGCCAAGGGGGTGAATACATATGCCCAtgccaattttcagttttttattttcaaagattttttcaaatatatatttttctcatttaacTTCACCAACTTAGACTATTTTGTGCAGATGCATCACATACAATTcagattaaaaaacatttaaatacaggttgtaatgtaacaaaataagtaaaaagccAAGGGCGGTGAATATGTTCGCAAGGCACCTTATTCTACAAATAATACTTGGCTGCCATGAGGAGGAGTTATGCTACATTTGACTTGGCTCAGAGGTTAGATATCAAAGCTTTGGAATTGGGATATCTGAGCGTGTCTGAGCTACAAATTGAGAAAAACGTAGAAAGAATGTTTTTACCAACAAGCTAATCAGATAACGTTAGATAAATGAGTGGTAATTTTAGTGTTTGTTATGTATTCACCTTCCCCAAACAACAACCATTATGGTCAGTGTTAAACATTTACCCACTACTGTGCCTGTGCCTGTATGTGGACTGAGCTaaagaaaatatcatttaaaagtacCATTTGGGACTATTTAATGATTACAGTACCATTTTTAAGTGGTATAGTTGTTACTAATGACCTTGTGAGTAgtcatgtttatttgatgtcatATGCTAAGCTTGGAGTTGAGAACACCATCATGACTTTCCAAGTAGGAATTCTCAGCTGAGGGTCATAGAGGGCAATATACTAGTTTGTCAGGTATACTTTCTAAGGTATTGTCAATATCGTTAAACTGGTGTGCAAAACATGCTGACCTGTTGGGGTGTAGGGAGTTGTCTGGTTTACTGTCCAGGTTATTGTCATAGAAAATTGTAATTGAAAGTAGATTGTAAGGAGTTAATGAGTTAAACACTGTGGGCTTTACATATACTTGCCTTTATCCTGTTAGGGTTAGAAAGCAATATTAGCACCTGTctataaaacattcatttctgtttttactattttaaaaatatttcagtacttcagttgttaaatacggttcttattaaaaaaaacagaataatacaCCATTGTTAATCTCCAAAAAAGGTTTACATAATCAtctaaaactgttttatttgtgaaaaaACATAAATCCACTTTTCTGTTATATATGCCAAAACCATCATTAATCTTAATTATACCGTGATATAAATATTTGCCCACACCACCCACTACTAACTGAGAGCTTAGTAGTCTTTGAAATTTCCAATTCAGAGGCTTGAAATGACAAGATACGAGCTTCAGTTGAACACAGCATTAGACTCAGAGGTTAGCTAACAAGTAAGCTTATACAACTCACCAAGTAGCATTGTGAAAACGTCCTCCCCCTAAATCATGACACAGTTGCTTCAGATCACATTGAGATATTAAGTAGTCTGAAATTTGCTTGTGTGCTGTTTAACACTGCATGACgcactgttatctgtaaaaacGGACAAAAGTCTGGCTTACAGaacaatttttatatataacagtatgtcatacagtgtaacaaaccacataagcaagtctctTTGAAATGACTAAACATGGTTTCaatgtgttttctctgtgtgttcatgtgtatgGTGGTGGGGTAGTGgcagtgtgtttttctgtgtgagTTTATGTCATGGTGAGTACTGCTGTCTTTTTCCGGTGTGTCTGTAGGACCTGGTGTATTTAACAGATGACTGTGAAGCTCTGGATACAGGCTACAGCAGCCCACGTTACACTGAGGACAGACTGCAGTTACTTGTGGAGACCAGCTGAGACATGCTGATGAtgcacatacatgcatgcatacatgcCTAAACAGATAACCGATCACAGTaatgcttcttcttctttttttttttacagtcaaTTAAATTCTAAGTTGTGAGTTTTAGGCAGGAAGTGAATTATTTTGGGTAATATGGAAGTGAGTTCCAAGATGGTTCATCTAAATTGCACTGAAAAATCAGATACAAACTGACTGCGATGCAACTCCAAGgtgctgtgtaattattttgggtaaaatgaTAGTAAATATCAAGTTAATCAAGTGAATATTTTACACAGAGATAACAGATTTCAGTTATTAAACTGATAAAGGACACAGTAAAATGTCTCATAATTATTTGGAGTAATAAAATGgtaaacacaaacattctcATGTTAATTTTCCATAAGGTCACATGTTTAAGCACGAAAGCCAATTGGAAATACCTCAGAGTACCAAGTAGTTATGTGGCGTAAAGTGAAGGCATGAAATACAAGGATAGTTATTCATGTAAATGGTAAGAAGTCAGTAATAATAAACTGTGCTAAGAATAATTACTTTCTTTGACAGTCCagattcagttttgtttgt
This window harbors:
- the LOC108431919 gene encoding cytokine-like protein 1, which encodes MMGLSVRSLFLFLLFISFGVMAHCAPPTCYSRVLGLSKEIMETLDKVHKSSRTKECAKFLPKMFLDVHNSCIIAKLRDFLYMAENVPLEYCRERPRIIYLKRRVRALYVIINRVCYRDLVYLTDDCEALDTGYSSPRYTEDRLQLLVETS